A region from the Silene latifolia isolate original U9 population chromosome 7, ASM4854445v1, whole genome shotgun sequence genome encodes:
- the LOC141590611 gene encoding putative F-box/LRR-repeat protein 22, which produces MVRSTSVNKPRLLLRSGLICGSVGVWSRGAVLTITGGKDYHRIILLEVRAVRGDVANGVTVVAPAFVGGRSSQLKRLRLANCEAIISEKALVQALKKLSSLEELELTICNFKNGEPVSIISACPAGITTFKFNSQCSRSRYQESDEEALAITASMPQLSHLQLIGNNMTNVGLTAILDACPDLQSLDLRVCHHLDLEGDLGKRLSEQIKDVRYPYDSTEDYKYPTTAYHSYDDEHDYYFPDFSDYDYYFDPNLPYDDDNLLLRRLYW; this is translated from the exons ATGGTGAGAAGCACCAGTGTCAACAAGCCAAGGCTTTTGTTGAGGAGCGGACTTATATGTGGCAGTGTTGGCGTGTGGAGCAGGGGTGCGGTTTTGACGATTACGGGTGGGAAAGACTATCATAGGATAATCCTTCTTGAGGTcagggcagtcagaggcgacgtGGCCAACGGTGTCACAGTAGTGGCACCTGCCTTTGTAGGGGGCAG ATCGAGCCAACTTAAACGCCTACGGCTTGCAAATTGCGAAGCCATAATTTCCGAGAAGGCATTGGTACAAGCACTTAAAAAGCTATCATCTCTGGAAGAACTTGAACTTACTATCTGCAACTTTAAAAATGGAGAACCAGTTTCTATCATTAGTGCTTGTCCCGCCGGCATTACTACATTCAAATTCAACAGTCAATGTTCAAGAAGTCGATATCAGGAAAGTGACGAGGAGGCATTGGCAATAACAGCAAGCATGCCTCAACTAAGTCATCTTCAGCTAATTGGAAATAATATGACAAATGTCGGTCTAACAGCAATCCTCGATGCCTGTCCTGACCTTCAATCCCTTGATCTACGCGTGTGCCACCATTTGGATCTTGAAGGAGATTTAGGGAAGAGATTATCAGAACAGATCAAGGATGTACGATATCCGTATGACTCAACTGAGGACTATAAGTATCCTACCACTGCTTATCATAGTTACGACGATGAGCATGATTATTACTTTCCAGACTTCTCTGATTACGATTACTACTTTGATCCTAATTTACCTTATGACGATGATAATCTGTTATTGCGACGTCTCTATTGGTAA
- the LOC141590610 gene encoding F-box protein SKIP19-like: MENPNEPVEEVRNWLELPCDLMLMILMKVGPFDILESAQFMCKVWYTLCKEPNLWRTVHIENIMELAMGLEYEMMMFNAIDRSSGGLIDLSIDGFGSDELCSYIASQYVVFLALAASR; the protein is encoded by the coding sequence ATGGAGAATCCAAATGAACCGGTCGAAGAAGTCAGAAACTGGTTAGAATTACCGTGTGACTTAATGCTGATGATTCTGATGAAAGTAGGGCCGTTCGATATCCTTGAGTCCGCTCAGTTTATGTGCAAAGTGTGGTACACTTTGTGCAAAGAACCCAACTTGTGGCGCACGGTCCATATTGAGAACATCATGGAACTTGCTATGGGGCTTGAGTACGAGATGATGATGTTCAATGCTATCGATCGTAGTTCTGGTGGTTTAATTGATCTCAGTATCGATGGTTTTGGCTCTGATGAGCTTTGCTCATACATCGCATCTCAGTATGTTGTTTTCTTAGCTCTTGCAGCATCGAGATAA